ACCACCGACGATTCGAGCAGTTTGCGCAGCTTGAAGGTGATGCCGCGCGCCCGCTCGACCTCGGCCGGCAGCAGGGTGCCCTGCGTCTGCGCCTCGTCGATCTGGGTCAACAGGGTCTCGAGGCGGCGCACCTCGCGGCTGCCCATGCCCTCGACCCGTTTGAAGGTGGCGCGCAGTTCGGCCAGGTCCTGGGCCTGGGCGACCAGGCCTTCTTCCAGGCGCCGGGCCATCCCGGCCAGCAGGGTGTGGCCCTCCTGCACCAGCGCGCTGATATCGCGTCCGCCCTTCTCCTCCTCACGGGCCACGCCGATCAGGCCGCGCAGGCGCTGCATCTCCGGCCAGTCGAAGTACAGCGAGAAGCGCCGCGAGGCATCTTCAAGCTCCGGGAGCGGGCTTTCGGCCATGTTGGGCAGCAGGCGCTCCTGGGTGGATTTCATCAGCTCGTTGAGCACCTCGGACACCCGTTTCTTGGCCAGGGGCGCAGGAACGCTCAGCTGCAGACGCTTGAACACCTCGCGCTTGAGGATGTCTTCGAGGGTTGCGACATCCAGGTCACCGACCGATTTGCCGCGGCTCTGGGCAGCGTCCTGCATGATGCGCTCGAGCGCGCGCGGCGAGACAAGGTCCCCGAGCATCTTGATCGGCAGACGTGACAGGCCACCCGAGGTCATGCGGCGCTCCTGTGGGTCGGGGTCATACGGCGGTTAGTCAGGGTCATAGGTCATCATCCCAGTCCAGGCTGGCGTCCTGTGTGTCATTCTTCGCGCTTGCCCCTCGGCCCAGCAGGCCGAACTGCTCACACAGCCCCCGGAAGCCGAAGGCCAGCAGGCCGATGGCCCCAGCCGTCAGCAGGGCCCACATCGGCAGGGCGTAGGCCCCCTGCGACAGGCTGAAATTCAGCAGGCTGCGCAGCGGCCCGACCCCCAGCAGGTCACCCAGTCCGCCCAGCAGGCCAAACAGGCCTTCGAGCAGTGTGGGCAGCAGCAGCAGCACCAGCCCGCCCGCGATGGCCCGCCAGTAGGTGTTGCGCCCACCGAAGGCCAGGTTCAGCAGGTACAGAGGCACGACCGACAGCAGGGCCAGCAGCAGGAAGGTCAGCACCCGCACCCAGCCGCTAAAGCCGCGGGCCACCCCGCCGGAGACCCGGTCCAGGACGCTGGCCGGCTGCCCGGCTACTGTACGTTCGAGGTTGCTCAACCCACCGATCAGAGCCTGCACATCCGAGGGCCGCAGCACCGACCGGGCCCCGGCGCTGCGCACATCAGCGAGCAGACGGTCATAGCCCGCTGCCCCGCGCAGCGACGAGGGGGCTCCAGCCAGCGCCCGTTCTGCCTGGCCCAGCTGCGCCCGCGCGGTGTTCAGGTCCGCGTGACTGGCGGAACTCAGGGCGCGTCCTAATGCAGCGTAGGCGCCGTTAAGCCCGGCGGGCGCCGCGATGACCGTGATGTTGCCCGGCGCCGTGTCTGCCGCCGGAGAGGCTGGAGGCACGGTGGCCGGCGTGGAGTTGGCGGCTGTGGCTGGATTGGAAGGGCTGGCTGACCCGGCAGGGGTGCCTGCGCCCTGCGCTGGGCTGGCCGCCGGTGCAGCGGGCGTGGCTCGCCGGTCAGGCGGGCTGACCAGGGTCGCATTCAGCGCCCGGGTGCCGGCCCGCAGGGTCGCCAGCGACTGGTTGAGCGCCGCCGTGTCGCCGCCCGTCAGCTGCCGCAGGGCCTCTCCGAACTGCGCGACCTTCAGGGTGGTGCCCGGTGCGTCCTGCACCACCGTGAACCAGCCCGTGGCCCGCACCAGATTCAGGTACGAGGCGGTGCTCTGTTCGGCGCGGGTGCCCTGCAGCGCCGCACTGACCTTCTGCGCCGCCGTGCGTTGCAACCTCCAGGCCACGCGCTCCAGGTTACCGGCACGTGCGTCCTTTATGACGGCCTGCGCGGCCGCGCCCTGCAGACCGAACTCACGGGTCAGCAGCCTCAGCTGCGCGCTGCCGTTGGCCGGCTGCCCGCCCAGTCCGGCCAGGGTCTGGTCGTACAGGGCCTTACGCATCAGGCCACGCGCCAGCTGTACCTGCGCCTGCAGTTCAGCCGGCGTGCGGGCCAGCGAGGCGCGTGCGGCACCCAGTGAATCTTCCAGCCCCGAAACGATCTGCCGGTTGCGCAGCGTGGGGGCCAGGGTGTCGAGCGCCTGCTGCGCGCGGTCAAGCTGCGTCAGCGCCGCAGCAGCGGAGGAGGACCGCACTGCTGCTGCCTGATCCAGGCTGGCGGCCAGCCGCCCGTAGGCAGTAAGATCCTGCGCCCCAGCCGACCCGGCCCCAGCGACCAGAAGGGCCACGTGCAGCACGCTCAGGCGCTGAAGGGGGCTGGTCATGCGCTCACCTGGACCTGCCGCAGTTCCACCAGCAGACGGCCCACATTGACCTGGGGCCCAGCCACGACCGCCACGCAGTAGGCACCAAGGGGCCGGACGCACACGGTCTGACCGCCCAGTTCGGCGGCCATCAGGCTCAGGCCCTGCTTCTGGAACAGCATGGCAGTGGCCGCCACCGCCCCACTGAGCCTGGAAGCGTCCTGTAGGGCTCGCATGCTCAGTACTTCGCCGCTGGAACGGCAGATCATGATGCCCTGCACGCCGTTGAGCCGGGCCAGTTCCAGAATCAGCGCCTCCTGCTCCTGGGGGTTTTCAAGGCGGTAGCTGCGGGCGATCAGGCCGCTGGTGTACTCGGGATCGTCGAATTCGAAATCGTCTGCCGAGAGATTCAGATCCACCCAGCCTCCGTGGGTTACCTCTGGGCTTTCGTCCCACGCGGCGTAGGGCTCCAGTTCCTCAAACAGCGTAGGGGCTTTGGGGTACTGCGAGGCCAGCTGAGCGGACAGGCGCTGCAGTTCCTGACGGGCACGGCCGGCCGGCATGGCCGAAGACAGCCGCGTGAGCAGCGACCCGGACAGAACTTTCTGCATTTCCTGCGCGGTTACTGTATCTGGCTGAACATTCTGCTCCCGCAGCGCCGCGCGCAGCATGGTCTCGGCGGCCCGTTCGGATACAACGCCTGATAAGGCGCGCGCAATCATGGTGTACACGGCATTGGTCATGAGAACCTCAAGGAAGTATAAGAGGACGTTACTTACATTTTTGTCTCATGCACAAGGTCTTAGCATCTTCCAGACGGCGCTGCAGCGCCTGCTATACTCCCGTCGCCTGTGCCTGAGCCAGCCACGCACTCGTAGCTCAGTTGGATAGAGCAGCCCCCTCCTAAGGGGCAGGCCACTGGTTCGAATCCAGTCGAGTGCACCACATGCAGGACGAAGAATCCCCCGGAACTCCGGGGGATTCTTCGTCCTGATTTCTGGTCGTTGCCCAGACGGTCTTTTTCAGGCTGACTAGGGGAGACCCTGGACGCCTGGACTTTACTCCTTAAGGTCAGCCAGTCGAGCAGCACGCGTGCTCCACCCGCTTTCGTAGGCATATACCACACGAAGAACAGCAAGCGCAGGAGCCAGCCCAGCCGGCCAGTGAACTGCAGGCCCTTGAGTTCGGTGATGCCGTTGCCTACCGCGAAGGCCGCGCCCTGGCCCAGACCGCGGTAGGCGAAGGCCCGTGGGCTGCGTCCACGGATCGTGCGGCCAATGTTGCTGCCGGCGCACATGCCATGCTTCATGGCCCACAGTGCATTGGTGGGGCAGGGTTCGCCGGTGACGGGATGAATGACGTGTGCGGCGTCTCCGCCAGCCCAGATGTTGGTGTGTCCCACCACCCGCAGGTGCGAGTCGGTGAGCAGTTGGCCGCTGGCATGGCGGGGCAAGTCGTTGAGACCGGAGATATCCTGCGCACTTACCCCAGCCGTGACGAGGATCAGATCGGCAGCGACGAAGGTGCCGTCGTTCAGCCGCGCGCCAAGGGAAGTCAGTTCCTGAACCCGCACCTCGGTTTGTATCTCGATGTTCCGGGCGCGGAGGGTCCGTTCGGCTTGGTTCGCCAGGTGGTTGAATCTGGGCCGCAGGCTGGTGAGCAGCGCCGGGGTGGCTGATGCCAGCCATATCTGAAGTTCCTGCGGGGTATAGCGCTCGCGCAGGGCGGCAGTCATCTCGACGCCAGCAAACCCACCCCCGATGACAAGGGCGCGGGCACCAGCCGGGCGCCAGGCCTCGAGATGCGCATACAGCCGGTGCATGTCTCGGCTGTCCTTGAGGCACCAGCCGTATTCGCGTAACCCCGGCAGGCGCACGAAGGGGTCGCGGGACCCGACGCCCACCAGCAGATGGTCATAGGAAAGCTCCGCGAATTCCCCAGTTTCCTGAAGCACCTGAACGCATTGCCTGGTGGTGTCCACGTGCTGTGCACGTCCCAGAACGATCCTGGCGTGGGGAAGCACTGTACGCAGGGGTGTCAGGGTGTGCTCAACGGGAAGCAGACCGGCGAGCACCTCACCAGTCCAGCCACGAAAGGTGTGATGTGGGTCGGGGGTGACCAGCGTAATCCGCACCCGTCCCGCGCGAACGTCGGCACCGACAGTGCGCATCAGGGCCCGGTAGGCATCGATATTGACGAAGCCACCACCAAGGAGGACGACGTGGGTCATGCCAGGCTCAGCTGCGGCGAACGAGGAGCAGGCGTGTTCAGCGGACGGCTGAAGCTGTGGGGCGGGGCGATGTGGAAACCCAGGTGTGAATACCGCTGCGCAAGGCTGACCATATGCTCTGCCTGATCCACCGTGGACGCACCGATCGAGAAGTGTCCCCGGTGCCCGCTGAGGCCCAGCAGCAGGGTCTCGGCCAGACAGGCGTAGGCAACGCCGCGGGGCAGACCGATGCTGCCCCGCATGTAATTGCCTGGGATTTCAACCAGTCCACCATCCAGGATGGTGACGTCCAGACGGGTGTCGAGCAAAGACGCGTCGGTGTTGCGTGGCTGGGTATCGTCAAGGACCACTGCGCCGGGCTTAAGGTGTTCGCTGCGCAGAACAGCGTCGGTTGCACTGGTAAGCAGCACAACCAGATCTGCCTTCCGCACGTCGCTCATATCCAGGGTGGCGTGCGCGTCGGCCCCACCGCTGACCAGATCATCTCGCAAGGCATGAAGTCGCTGCGCGTTGCGGGCCACCAGGGTCAGCCGACCGTGGTGACGGCGCGCAAGCATACGCGTCAGGCAGGCCCCCACGCTGCTGGTTGCACCCACCAGGGCGATGTGCGCCCCGGCCGGATCAGAGGTGTAGGCCAGGGCTTGCTGGACCCCTGCAGGGTCATGGCCGCCGTAAACGCATTGCCATTGGTGACGCCGATATCGGTACGGTGCGCCAGGGTTTCGCCGCCCCCGGCTGCCAGAGCATTGAGACCACCCAGTCCGACCGTTTGGGCCCCCAGGTCGCGGGCGCGGTCCACCGCGGCCTCGAGTTTCGCCTGCACTTTCGGGCGAGGCAGATGCAGAAGTTATCCCGCACTGAGAGGCACGGTAATCAGGTGGGCAGCCACCTCCTCTGGAGCGTCGGTGTAGCGGATCTGGCCGGTCACGAGCGGCGGTACCGGAAGGTGTTGCAGGCCAGCCGTGTAAATCCCGTTGGGAAGCCGCGCCAGCAGCGGATGAAACAACTGCCCAAGGTCAGCGGCGACGTTGACCCGGGGATGAATCAGAAAGGCAACAGGATGGCGGTTCTTCACCGTTTCATAATGGAATCTTTATAAGAACTTTTCCACAAAACTTGACCATGACAGGACCATCTGTCGTTCAGGACACCAAAAAACCTAAACGGCCCTGCTATTATGGAGCGATAGGCTGACAGCTTCGTAGGGGACCGTGATGTGAGCTCAAGTGAGCCGCATGTCACCTGACGGTCCGGTTTTCATTCAGGTGGACGTTGCAGACTGGCCCGGTGGCGTCCGCCCCGGCAGGTGGCGCGGGGCCAGGCCTCCCGGGAATTCCAGAAGCGACCGCAGCGCCAGTGCCGGTCAGCTCCACGGCAGGACCACGGTGGTGTCCTGTGCTGGGGTTGCTTCCGCCATCTGCTGCACCGCAGGGTATGGTGCAGTGGTGGGCAGCCGAGCAGCAAGCAGCTGACCGGTGGTCCTCAGCGCGAAGCCCTCCTCCCCGGTGCGGGGACCTGGCCCCGGAATCGGCCCAGACCGCCAGGAAGGCAGGTCAGGAGGCGTCTTCCTTCAGGGTCCTCGGGCGTGAGCTGGGCGCTGAGGGTCCCGATCAGAAGATCCCTGTTATGGAGCGTGAGCAAGGCTCCTGCGGCAGCTTCACCACTTACATCACCCCGCAGCAGGAGTGTAAGCAGGCGTTTCTGACGGTGTCCGCGGCGCAGGAGGCCGCGGACGCGCTGCGTGACGATGAGCCTGCCAGCGTCCTGACACTGACAGAGGAGCTGGGCTGGCCGCGGGCCCAGCTCCTCTGCAGCCGGTTCCACACAGTCCAGGAACTGTCGTCCCCGACGGTCGTACTAGGCATATGGAAGATCAACATCACGCTGGGGTCGGAGGCTGGGGCGCACGTCCCACAACCGTGACAGATGGCGGAGTGTTTGGCCCCACAGCATGCTTTTCTGAAGACATGCAAACCTGGAAACTGGGCGCCCTAATGGGCGCGCTGATGTTGGCGTCCTCCGCGCTGGCCAACATCGAGGATGACTTGACCACCGTCG
This DNA window, taken from Deinococcus malanensis, encodes the following:
- a CDS encoding roadblock/LC7 domain-containing protein, which produces MTNAVYTMIARALSGVVSERAAETMLRAALREQNVQPDTVTAQEMQKVLSGSLLTRLSSAMPAGRARQELQRLSAQLASQYPKAPTLFEELEPYAAWDESPEVTHGGWVDLNLSADDFEFDDPEYTSGLIARSYRLENPQEQEALILELARLNGVQGIMICRSSGEVLSMRALQDASRLSGAVAATAMLFQKQGLSLMAAELGGQTVCVRPLGAYCVAVVAGPQVNVGRLLVELRQVQVSA